TGGGCAAGCAGGCTTGGCAGCAGGTTACTATCTTCAACAGTCGGGGTTAACCTTTTTAATCGTTGACGCTGCCTCATCTGTCGGGGAATCTTGGCGTAAACGGTACGATTCTTTACGTCTTTTTACCCCAAAAATGTATGATGGGTTACCGGGAATGCCGCTTAGTGGAAATGAAAATGGCCTGCCAAGCAAAGATGAAATTGCAGATTATTTTGAAAGTTACGCCACACAAATGCATCTTCCAATAAAGTTAAACTGTGAAATCTCCCGTCTCTCGAAGCAAGATGAGGTGTACTATGCTGAAACCAATGATGGAACGATTGAAGCGCGCAATATTATCGTTGCCACGGGGCCTTTCCAGACCAAAAATGTTCCTCATTTTGCAAAATCATTATCTGAGAATGTGATTCAGCTTCACTCATCAGAATATAAAAATATCTCTCAATTGATCCCTGGAACAACAGTAGTTGTAGGCGGAGGGAATTCAGGTGCCCAAATCGCTGTAGAGTTAACATCAGATGAACAACAAACCGTATACATATCCATAGCTCGAAATATTACCTTTAGGCCTTTGCATATTATGAAAAGAAGTATATTCTGGTATTTTGAAAAGCTCGGAATATTACGTGCAAGTGCAGATCGTATGGTTGGAAAATGGTTGCGAAATCAGCCTGAGTACGTATATGGCTATGAGTTAAAAGAGTTGATGACCCAGGGCAAAGTTAACATGCGCCCACGTGCTATTAATGCAATAGATGACCGTATCCTATATGAGGATGGTAGTGAAACACGAATAGACAATATTATCTGGGCGACTGGGTTTAAGCGAAATGATGGTTGGATCGATATCAATGCTGCTTTTAATTCCAAAGGTGTAATATTACACGAGACAGGAATATCACCGGTTGCTGGACTGTACTTTGTAGGGCTACCTTGGCAAACATCACGGGGTTCTGCATTGTTGGGATGGGTCAAGTACGATGCTCAGAAGATCGTTAGTCATGTGATTCAAAGGAAAGACACATTGTACTAGAGCAGATGCTCGGCATGATTAGGCAAATATCATAACTCACATTTTTGGGTATATTCCTAAAAGGAGGGATTTTATGAAATTATTTAAACTGCCAATCATTCTTTGTACTATATTACTTTTATCTATTGTCTCAGCTTGTGGTGCGGATGATAGGTTACATGGAAAAAGCGATAACTGGGATGTGTCTCTTCAGAGGTCAACAGGGATCTATAGTATCATCTACATCGGTGATGAAAAGCGTATAAAAGATTTTGTGTTTGACCTTACCGGCAATAATATAAAACAACAGGGGAAAGCGCTTGAGGAACAAGGGGTACCGTTCAGTATGTCGGGGACGGTTACTGAGGCGGAGAAAACGAAAGATCCAATTACCTTTAAAATGAGCTGGAACAATAAGAACGAGATTGTAACTTTTGAGTAACTCTCTCATAGTGGAGGTGTTCATCATTGGACTTATGGCAACTATTAATCGCCTGGATATGCATTGTTTGTTGGATTGTCACTTACAAAGATAAGATCAGTAAATGGATACTGTACCCTGTATCGCTTTTTTGTATAGTGATTACTTTAATTTTTTGGCTTACTAATCCATAAAATAGGAAAATGTTAGATCAGAGACTGTGACTACTGAATTATCCAAAAAAAAGTACATATCACACCTTAGGCCGTTCCTTCATGGAGCGGCCTTTTTGCACAATCGCATCTTATTTCGCAACAGTTATTTCAAAAGTCGAGTGATCATGATCTTGAATGCTGAAGCGATATTCTAATCTGTTTCGAACCGTCGCATCATCAAAACTAGACTGATTCACATCGCGATCCAATAGACCGATATCCTGGATGACATCTTGTGCATCGTTATACGTGTACTCACTATTGGTTGTGAGAATGAGTGTGGCGATAGCGGTCAAAAAAACTCCACCCGTTGGTTCGCTCGTATCAAAAGTTCCATATAACCGGACTTCCTGTACGCTCTCATCTGCATTCACTACACCAACCAAGCGCAATTCATCATTGAATACATACTCGAAAGTGTCAGTGCCCTGCTCGGAAGAGTCTTGTATATTCAAGCGGGTAATACTCAACCCATTCAGTCGGTATTTGCCTACGGCGCCATTAAACTTGTTTTTAAATTCTTCGGTAGTCATGTGGAGGCCAGAAAGTTTAATCTGGGATGAAGGGGTCTGATCTATTTCAGACTGAGTAGAGTTCGAAGATAAAGTCAGCATCCCATACAAACCTATTGAAGCAATTGCAAAACAGGCCGTTGTTAGAAAAATAAATCTGATCGGCAACCTATTACCTTTGCGAATAGACAAGATCATCCCAACAACAAATCCCAAAAAAGCGATAAATCCAAGAATGAAGAGAGTGGTAAACAGATATTGCAAATTCTCACCTCGTAATAGAGTAATAGCTGGTACAAATCTTTCTTGCACCTCATTCATTATAATGTTCCCATGACAAAGTTCAAACTCCCACTATTCACTGCCTCAACAAAAAAAGCACTGCCGGCATGCTGCCAGCAGTGCTTGCTTGATGTTATACAGGTCTTACTGTAAAGGTGAAGTGATACGCGCGGTTGGCTGGCAAGGTGTATTCGGCATGGGTACGTGCGCCCCAGCTGTCATCTCCGCCAACACCCATTTGTTTGTAATTGATGCGTGCGACAGTCTGCGTGCTCTGAGGTAATTTGTACACATGGTCGTTTGCTTCCAGTTCCTCCGGTGTCCACGGCAACGCATTGATTTCAAATGGTATGGTGGCTTCAACATGAAGGCCAAACTGACCATCCGCTGACGTAATTCCAGCAAAACGTACATCCGTTTTGTTACCACACTCTTGTGGTTTCAGATATGGAACAAATTGATCTCGAACCGCACCTGTGTAATAACCGAGACGTGCACTGGTTAGACGGTCTGCATAATTGTCATGTGGGCCTCTGCCGTACCAAGAGATTGTATCCAGGCGGTTATTCAGTTGCAGCAGCATACCGAATTCCGGTAGATCGGGTAGGCCCTCACCTGGAATAAGAGTTTGGCTGATTTCGAGCACGCCATCCGGATCAATTCGGTATGTGATGGACAGCGTACATCCCGGATGTTGATCCCACATATAATCGCTCGTCACGAGAATGCCTTGCTCGTCTGCATGGTGCTCAAAGCGAATTAATCTGCTGGTAGCGTGAGCATCTCTCCAGAAGGCAGAACGCTCGTTCAGGCGGTTCCCCATATCATTGTCTGTCATGGCTCTCCAGAAATTCGGCCGGACAGGTGCGAGCAATTGCTCCTGATTGTTGATCTGATAGGACGTGAGCGTGCCAGTGGCTGGATTGAAGCTCAACGTGACTTGGCCTGTAGTCACTTTCAATTCATCTTGCAGCTCTTGTACCTGCGGTGTATTGCCTTGCCCTTGGTGTACCGGTTGGATTGGACGCAATCTCGGAGATACCACGAACTGATCCCAGGCAATTTCGTGACCTACTCCTGCCCATTTGGTTGCGACTTTCGTAACCAGAGATACAGTCAGCACCGCTTCCTGGAACAGATCGGAAGATGGCGTATAAGGGATTCGGACTTCAAGCGATTCGCCAGGAGGTACCGCGATATCCAACGTACCGTTCTCTACGGACTTACCATCGTGTGTTACTGTCCATACGAGCGAATATTCGCTCAGATCCGTGAACAGGAACTGGTTTTTTATGCGCAGCAGGCCGTCTTTGACATCAACGGTTTCCATACGAACGTTCTGATAACATTTCTTCACTTCTTCCAGCTTCGGTGTAACCGTCTTATCGGCCAGAATCAGTCCGTTCCCGCAGAAATTACCATCATGAGGAGATTCACCGAAATCGCCGCCATAAGCAAAATATTCTACACCGTCTGCCGTAGTGGTACGAATGGACTGATCGACCCAGTCCCAGATGAATGCACCCTGCAACACATCATATTTATCGAACAACTCCCAATACAGATGCAGACCTCCACAGGAGTTACCCATGGCATGGCTATATTCGCAGATAATATAAGGTTTCTTCGGACCCTTCATGCGAGCATAATTCTCTACATCTTGTGGGCTGATATACATTGTCGATTCAATATCGCTTGCCGAATCAGAAGGGCGATAATGGAAAGTCCCTTCATAATGAACGAGACGGGTTGGATCGACTTGTTTCAGATAATCGTACATGGCGATGAAGTTATCGCCGCCGAAGGATTCATTACCCAGAGACCAGATAATAACGGACGGATGGTTTTTGTCCCGCTGGAACATCGAGTTACAGCGATCTATTACGTTATTACGCCATTCCGGCTTGCTCGCGGGAATATTGTTCTCGTTCATTTCCTTTTGCCCATATTCCCAGGTGCCGTGAGTTTCCAGATTCGTCTCGTCAATGACATAGAGGCCATATTCATCACACAGTTCGTACCAGAGTGACTGATTCGGATAATGGGATGTACGCACCGCGTTAACGTTATAGGACTTCATCAACTCGATGTCACGGATCATGTCTTCCCGTCCAATGGCTCGACCCTTATCCGGGGAAAATTCATGACGATTGACGCCTTTGAACACAATGCGTTTGCCATTGATTTGCATCAGGCCGTCCTTCAGTTCAAACTTGCGGAATCCGATCCGGCTGCGGACCGCTTCCAGTGTTTCGCTTGATTCGTCCTGAATGGATAGCACAAGTGTATACAGGTTAGGGGACTCAGCGCTCCATAGTAGCGGCTTCATAACCTCTGCTGACAACTGGAATGAAAGTTCATCCTCGCCCTGGAAAGTAACGGCCGCAGTAAGTGGTTGCTTCAGCACTGTCTGCTGTTGTGCATCATAGAGCTGCGCCTGAACGGACAATCCGGCAGGGGTCTGCGCGGCATTATGATTAAATAATTTCAAATCCAGCAGTAGCTCCGCATCCTGATACGCGTCATCCAGTTCAGTACGAACAAAGAAATCGGCGATCTGAACCGGTGAAGGTGAATGCAGGTATACACCACGGAAGATGCCGCTTAACCGCCAGAAATCCTGATTCTCCAGCCAGCTCGCATCACACCAGCGATATACCTCCACAGCGAGCTTGTTCTCACCTTCCGTTAGATACGAAGTGATATCAAATTCTGCGGGCGTGAACGTATCTTCGCTATAACCGACCAGCTCCCCGTTCACCCATACATAAAAGGCAGATTCAACGCCCTCAAAATGAAGCAGGACAGGCCGGTCTTTCCAGTCTGCAGGAACAGTAAACGTGCGGATGTACGAACCCACCGGATTATAAGTTGTTGGTGCAAATGGTGGCTTCAATTCAGGCTCACGCTCGACCCACGGATACGTCATATTTGTATAGTGGGGATAATCGTACCCTTGTAGCTGCCAGTTGGAAGGAACGGCGATCTCGTCCCAGTCACTGGCATCATAGTTGTTCTCATAAAAGGATGTAATCCGTTGCTCCGGTGTCTCCGCAAAGGCAAACTTCCATTGACCATTCAGTGATTCGTACCATGGCGATGCGCTGGAATCATTGGACAATGCTTCTGTTATAGATGGAAACGCTACCATAGAAGCATGTGCGGGTAGACGGTTTACTTGAAAAGTCTCGGGATTATTGTTCCATTCCGGGTATCCATTTGCCGGAGGGGTGTGTACCAGTTTCTTTCGCATAACAGCAACTCCTTCTGAAATGTTATAATATTGTCATTATAGAATTGAATGATGACTTAGAGAATAAAGAATATTGCCCATATATATCACAATATGAAACTAACGATGGAGAAAGTGGTGTACTGGATGGATACCCGGATTTTTTTTGGTAAAACAGAAGAAGCTGCTCGCCTGCCGATCTATATGACCACGGTTGGTTACTGGGAACACCAATATGAAACTGAGCGTCCAGAGGGATTCCCGGATTATCAGATCCACCAGATTATTCATGGTCAGGGGAGACTGATTATACAAGAGGACGAGTATATCGTCGGACCGGGTGACGTTTTCTTTCTGTACCCCGATGTTCCGCATCGATATATGCCCATCAGTGACCGTTGGGAACTGGCTTGGGTCTCGTTTCAGGGGAGAGAGGCTAGCCAGTTATTATCTTATGCGGGGATAACCGGTTCACGCGTATGCAGACTCAGGACAGCAACGCTGCTACGTGGCCTGGAGCAACTTCTGGTTAGAGGAGAGAATGGCGGTGATACGGATTACGCAGATTACGATGTGGAGTGTTCCAAACAATTATATGCCCTGCTGCTGGATCTGAAGCCACTACTCATCGCATCCGCCAATTATAATGATGAACTGGAGCGCTTGAAGCCTGTGCTGCGTTATATCGCAGAGCATCTGGATCGTTCGCTTTCGCTGAAAGAACTGGCCGATGTGGCTGTGGTATCTCCCCAATATTTGTGCAGGCTGTTTCAGAGGGCACTCCATACCAGACCTGTATTTTACGTGAACCAGGAACGGATCAATCGGAGCAAACAACTCATGTTCAGTGAGAGAGAGCTTCGAATATATGAAGTGGCTGATCGGGTGGGTTACGAGAATGCCAGTTATTTCTGTGCGATGTTCAAAAGGCATACAGGCATGAGTCCAGAGCGTTTTCGCAAACTGCACGGACTGAATTGAAAGTCCGAATACTATTATTCATTTTGAATTTTGATCTGTTATTCATCCCAATTTCAGTTTCCATTAAGGTTGGGAAGGTAAGATAAGTCTTGTAAACCCCTTCTCGTGTTAAATAGATGTGTGACTGGCCCTATCGGATTGTCCTCCGGTAGGGCACTTTTTTTTCTTCATTTCTGCGGTTGGTGGTATGATAGATGAATACATAATGTGTAACCAACTCTAGTGACCGGAGGATGGAATTGTGGATCACAGTTTGCACCCGTTGTTTAAGCCTATTCAGATGAATGGAACGTACCCTAACAGTTATTATATTGAGAAAGTACCTGCTGCTGGTCTGATGGCTTATGTGGCCTGTTATTGGGAATCAGGATCTCTTCCGAACACACATGCGGATGTTGCTAAGAGAGAAGGTCCAGAGCGATCGATGACGACGGTACCTGCCCGGGTATTACCGGATGGTTGCACGGACATGCTGATTACATACGACCCGGTCTGTTCAAAGCACTCCTATGCTTACTGTGGCAATTATACACATCCGTTCGCTGTACCTGAGCCAGCCGATGATGGTTCCCCTGCTGGAGACTACACCTTTGGTGTCCGGTTCTTCCCGGGTGGAGCGCATGTCTTCCATGGCATGCCACTGGAGTGGTTTACGGATAAGCGAATTGCCCTTCAGGAATGTTGGCCGGAGAAGCTGAACGGGCTTCAGGAACGGATGGCCGAAACGAATCATTTTGCAGAGCGAGTAGAGGTTATGAATGCGTACTTGAGTCCGTTGCCCGTGCAGGCAAGCACATCTGAGAACGATCTGATGAAAAACGTGCTGCACCGCATCTTTATAGATGGGGGACGTATGAGTGTCCAAGAGCTGGCGATGCGTGAAGTGATCAGTGAACGGCAGTTGCATCGCAAGTTCTCGGAATGGGTAGGAATCAGCCCCAAGCGATTCAGTGAGGTGGTTCGTTTTCATCGTGTGTTGAGTGATATTCATCAGGGGAACACGGCAGACTGGGCAATGCTTGCCCAGAATCATGGATTTTTTGACCAAGCCCATCTGATTCGGCAATTTCGCAAGTTTTATGGAGAGACTCCGTTGACGGCAGCCAGGGAGCATGGCAGGATGTTGTCCGATTTGTACAATAGATCTGCAGCACCTTCGGTTATACTGAAGTCGTGAGAATAAAAGATAAGGGAGACATCATATATGAATGGAACATTGCAGATTCGGGATCACTTGTTAAATGAATTGGAAACAGGCGTACGGACGGGGGCTTCGTTAATTCGCTTGATCCGTTCGGAGGATTGGTCGTATCGTCCACAGGAGAATATGCGTTCATTGGTGGAGCTAGTGCATCACTTTATCCAGATCACGGCATCGGATCTTGCCATTATGCAGGAAAAAGGTGAAGCTGAGGTTGGGCTGGTAGAGAATAGCCTATCGGGGACCCAGGATATCGAGAAGCTTGAAGCAACGTTATGGAGCAATTTCGAATCCTACAAAGCCTATATTACGGGATTGAGCGAAGACGACTTTTTGAATCGTTCAACAAAAGCTTTTTATATGGAGCATGGTCACTTGCAGGTTCAATGGCAGATTGAAACGGTAACGCATGTATTCCATCACCGTTCGCAGCTGTATAACTATCTCAAGCAGCAGGGCCATGAACTGAACTTTTTCATGCTGTATGCGTAATTAAACCTGTAATATTAAAGTAAGCTTAGTTGGCTTCACCGGATGGTCCGGTGGGGCTTTTTTTGCGAACATTCGTCTATCAATCTATGAAGTCTATCAAAATTGGACATTATGACGCTGGTAATTCACCGTTGCTTTAATAGATTTCAAGCATAGAATACCGTATCAAAGCAAAAGGAGGTGATTTCAAATGGCCATCCTTTTACCGCAACAGATTTACAACCTGGCTGCAAGTGTGGGTAAGTCCTACTACGAGGATCTGACTGGAGGAACCAATGCCAGCATTACGGTTAACAACTTTGGTCCGTTCGCAGTTGATTTGGTTGTTACTCGTGTGAATGCACCAGTGATCACGTATTTGATCCCTGCCGGCAACAGCCTTACACTGTCTGTAGACTTGCTGCTCGTAGCTGCGTTATTGACTAGTGCAGCTGGTGCATCTACAGGTACGATTCAGATTGCAACATCTGATTTCTAATGATGTAATGCTCTCGTTGAACCTCTGTCGGACATCTTGTCGGCAGGGGTTTTTCTTTTTTTATGTGGAACCTTCTGGATTGAAAGTGATATTATACTAGAGTCTTATTATTTGATTAATAGGTTGTTATAAGAATGAATTTCTTATACAGCGAGAGAAAGGGAGATTTGATGTTTAGAAAGATGTTCATCTGCATTTTGGGGGTAACCTTAGGATTGTCTGTAATCTTGTCACCACATGTTGCTCAGGCGGCGACTGAGATGACCACCCTGGAGTATGGCAATGGGGCTACATATTATGGAGAGACCAAAAATGGAAAACCTCACGGGAATGGAACCATGACCTGGGGGAAAACAAAAACTTATAAAGGAAGCTGGGCACAGGGAAAACGTTCGGGACATGGTGTTTATAAAGTTATAACACGCGGTGAGGACAGAATTACAGAGTCCAAGTATGATGGGAACTGGAGGAATGACAAAAAGGATGGTAAAGGTAAACTTCAGGTTAACGAAATAGCATTGACTGGAGATATGCTGGAATCGCGAATCCAAACAGGGACATTTGCAAAAGATCAGTGGATTGCAGGCTATGATGTACGAAATGGAGAATATGATCCGCCATATTCGTTTCTTTACAAAGATTCGAAATTGAGACTCGAAATTTGGGGAGATATCGGAAATATTTTGAATGGATTAAAGAATAACTATTTTTTCTTGTTTACATATCAAAAGGGAAAAGTATATAAAAGTGTTGGTGTTGGAGATGAGTATAATCCCAAGCAATTTAGTTCCTTCATAAAAAGTGTAGAGAAAGAGATCAAGCCTCACATCAATCAATTTGAGGAATTGGCTAAGCAATTATAAGTGTAATTAGAAGGTATGAACGTATACAGATTATAAATGTTGTTTATCCTGACGGTCATTCGATTAATTTAAGGTATAGGCGGCACGCAGATTGGTGTTGGCATACAGGAGGTTAGTGGATGATGAACAGAACAATCTTATTTGAAACGGAACGGTTGGAATGTGCGACTTGGAACGAAGGAGATCGTGCGCTGGCGTTTGCATTGTGGGGCGATCATGAGGTTGCCAAATGGATTAGCAGCAAGGGATTTCTGAGTGAGGATGAAGTAGAAGCGCGATTAACACAGGAGATTCAAAGGCAGAAGGAAGCAGGAGTGCAATATTGGCCCCTTTTTGAGAAAGAGTCGGAGGTGTTTGTCGGTTGCTGTGGCCTGCGTCCGTATTCTCCAGAAGAGGAGATCTATGAATTGGGATTTCATCTAACCCGGGATCACTGGGGCAAAGGGTATGCGCAGGAAGCGGCACGGGCGGTAATTGGTTATGCCTTTGACAAAATGAACGTGAAGGCACTGTTTGCCGGGCATCATCCGGATAATGAAGTGTCACGTCACATCTTGATCAAGCTGGGATTTGAGTATACAGGTGATGAACGTTATGAACCAACAGGAAAGATGCATCCATCCTATGTGCTGCGAAAATAAGAAACCCCGACCAATGAAGGACAGGGATTGGGTGAGTCTTGATCCGAATACCATGTTTTTCTCAATGGGCACAGATGAGATTGAGGGCATCTGGGTTCCTCTTTCTTATAGAACAAGTTCATTCGAAACAATCCGATGTGCGGTGACGATTTGCCCAGTGCTGTCTTTTCCCCACACTGAAATTTCAGTTGATGCAGCTGCGCCTCCACCCGTTGTGAATACATATTCGTATCCATCCAGGTTGGCATAGTAGGTTTGAGAGAAGACTTGCCCGGGGGTCAGATTAACGGATTGCAGCACATATAAGGTCCTCGTTCCATTCAGGAAATAACCTTCAATGAGTACATTGGACGTATTGATGGAATCGGTGTTGACCATTTTGATGGTGACTTGTTGTGTAGGCCTGCTGCCACCGGAGAGATTGTTCTCGATCGGGCCTGTAGAAAGGACTGCCATAGGTTCATCTCCTTTTTTATGAATGTCTTTTCCTGAGAAAAGCTAGAATAGCATATGTTAGAATTGGCAAAAGCGTTTGGACAGAGAGATAGATGTACTGACTGAAAAGAAGGCACTCAAATTTCTGTCCAGAGGGGATATATGTTTTCATGTTTTTTTATTTCGCTTTCAGCTTCTATTAAGGTAGAAGAGGTATGATAGGTCTTGTAAACCCCTTCTCGTGTTAAATAGATGTGTGACTGACCCCGCCGGACGCCGGTGGGGTATTTTTTTGTTTGATTTTCATATAAACAAAACTAAACAAAATAAATAAAAGGTTATTTCTGTGTTTGTCATTGACTATCAAAGATAAACAAAGGTATAATGAATGTGAAATAAAGAACTTACTATGTACGTGGCAAGCCATTTGATTTT
This Paenibacillus xylanexedens DNA region includes the following protein-coding sequences:
- a CDS encoding flavin-containing monooxygenase, with the protein product MYDVLVIGAGQAGLAAGYYLQQSGLTFLIVDAASSVGESWRKRYDSLRLFTPKMYDGLPGMPLSGNENGLPSKDEIADYFESYATQMHLPIKLNCEISRLSKQDEVYYAETNDGTIEARNIIVATGPFQTKNVPHFAKSLSENVIQLHSSEYKNISQLIPGTTVVVGGGNSGAQIAVELTSDEQQTVYISIARNITFRPLHIMKRSIFWYFEKLGILRASADRMVGKWLRNQPEYVYGYELKELMTQGKVNMRPRAINAIDDRILYEDGSETRIDNIIWATGFKRNDGWIDINAAFNSKGVILHETGISPVAGLYFVGLPWQTSRGSALLGWVKYDAQKIVSHVIQRKDTLY
- a CDS encoding glycoside hydrolase family 2 TIM barrel-domain containing protein; its protein translation is MRKKLVHTPPANGYPEWNNNPETFQVNRLPAHASMVAFPSITEALSNDSSASPWYESLNGQWKFAFAETPEQRITSFYENNYDASDWDEIAVPSNWQLQGYDYPHYTNMTYPWVEREPELKPPFAPTTYNPVGSYIRTFTVPADWKDRPVLLHFEGVESAFYVWVNGELVGYSEDTFTPAEFDITSYLTEGENKLAVEVYRWCDASWLENQDFWRLSGIFRGVYLHSPSPVQIADFFVRTELDDAYQDAELLLDLKLFNHNAAQTPAGLSVQAQLYDAQQQTVLKQPLTAAVTFQGEDELSFQLSAEVMKPLLWSAESPNLYTLVLSIQDESSETLEAVRSRIGFRKFELKDGLMQINGKRIVFKGVNRHEFSPDKGRAIGREDMIRDIELMKSYNVNAVRTSHYPNQSLWYELCDEYGLYVIDETNLETHGTWEYGQKEMNENNIPASKPEWRNNVIDRCNSMFQRDKNHPSVIIWSLGNESFGGDNFIAMYDYLKQVDPTRLVHYEGTFHYRPSDSASDIESTMYISPQDVENYARMKGPKKPYIICEYSHAMGNSCGGLHLYWELFDKYDVLQGAFIWDWVDQSIRTTTADGVEYFAYGGDFGESPHDGNFCGNGLILADKTVTPKLEEVKKCYQNVRMETVDVKDGLLRIKNQFLFTDLSEYSLVWTVTHDGKSVENGTLDIAVPPGESLEVRIPYTPSSDLFQEAVLTVSLVTKVATKWAGVGHEIAWDQFVVSPRLRPIQPVHQGQGNTPQVQELQDELKVTTGQVTLSFNPATGTLTSYQINNQEQLLAPVRPNFWRAMTDNDMGNRLNERSAFWRDAHATSRLIRFEHHADEQGILVTSDYMWDQHPGCTLSITYRIDPDGVLEISQTLIPGEGLPDLPEFGMLLQLNNRLDTISWYGRGPHDNYADRLTSARLGYYTGAVRDQFVPYLKPQECGNKTDVRFAGITSADGQFGLHVEATIPFEINALPWTPEELEANDHVYKLPQSTQTVARINYKQMGVGGDDSWGARTHAEYTLPANRAYHFTFTVRPV
- a CDS encoding helix-turn-helix transcriptional regulator; amino-acid sequence: MEKVVYWMDTRIFFGKTEEAARLPIYMTTVGYWEHQYETERPEGFPDYQIHQIIHGQGRLIIQEDEYIVGPGDVFFLYPDVPHRYMPISDRWELAWVSFQGREASQLLSYAGITGSRVCRLRTATLLRGLEQLLVRGENGGDTDYADYDVECSKQLYALLLDLKPLLIASANYNDELERLKPVLRYIAEHLDRSLSLKELADVAVVSPQYLCRLFQRALHTRPVFYVNQERINRSKQLMFSERELRIYEVADRVGYENASYFCAMFKRHTGMSPERFRKLHGLN
- a CDS encoding helix-turn-helix domain-containing protein — its product is MDHSLHPLFKPIQMNGTYPNSYYIEKVPAAGLMAYVACYWESGSLPNTHADVAKREGPERSMTTVPARVLPDGCTDMLITYDPVCSKHSYAYCGNYTHPFAVPEPADDGSPAGDYTFGVRFFPGGAHVFHGMPLEWFTDKRIALQECWPEKLNGLQERMAETNHFAERVEVMNAYLSPLPVQASTSENDLMKNVLHRIFIDGGRMSVQELAMREVISERQLHRKFSEWVGISPKRFSEVVRFHRVLSDIHQGNTADWAMLAQNHGFFDQAHLIRQFRKFYGETPLTAAREHGRMLSDLYNRSAAPSVILKS
- a CDS encoding DinB family protein, whose translation is MNGTLQIRDHLLNELETGVRTGASLIRLIRSEDWSYRPQENMRSLVELVHHFIQITASDLAIMQEKGEAEVGLVENSLSGTQDIEKLEATLWSNFESYKAYITGLSEDDFLNRSTKAFYMEHGHLQVQWQIETVTHVFHHRSQLYNYLKQQGHELNFFMLYA
- a CDS encoding GNAT family N-acetyltransferase is translated as MMNRTILFETERLECATWNEGDRALAFALWGDHEVAKWISSKGFLSEDEVEARLTQEIQRQKEAGVQYWPLFEKESEVFVGCCGLRPYSPEEEIYELGFHLTRDHWGKGYAQEAARAVIGYAFDKMNVKALFAGHHPDNEVSRHILIKLGFEYTGDERYEPTGKMHPSYVLRK